In Musa acuminata AAA Group cultivar baxijiao chromosome BXJ3-9, Cavendish_Baxijiao_AAA, whole genome shotgun sequence, a single genomic region encodes these proteins:
- the LOC103999096 gene encoding homeobox-leucine zipper protein HAT22: protein MIQIHLASLAPPFPSFLPSFLDKLKHNRGRRRRRRSPPMAMDDHDRDDTPHTGLSLTLSYDGRSDLSIGSRPHSSSGLELQRSSSTAKALEPSLTLALPGDVCASVEVEMGRDIGSRHSPPPQSHHPCKIKREDDVRSEEVEKVSSRISDEEEEDSGARKKLRLTKEQSSLLEDKFKEHSSLNPKQKQALAKQLNLRPRQVEVWFQNRRARTKLKKTEVELEFLRRCCETLTEEKRRLQKELQDLEKSHKLSATRHMQIPAMCPSCKKFIGGAETGSPLPASRPRFFNPFAHHAA from the exons ATGATTCAAATACATCTCGCATCCCTCGCTCCTCCCTTcccttcctttcttccttccttccttgacAAGCTCAAGCAtaatagaggaagaagaagaagaagaagatccccACCTATGGCCATGGATGACCATGATCGAGATGATACACCCCACACTGGCCTTTCTCTTACGCTGAGTTATGATGGGAGAAGCGATCTCTCGATCGGTAGTCGTCCCCATTCGAGCTCTGGACTCGAGCTGCAAAGATCTTCTTCGACTGCCAAGGCACTTGAGCCCTCTCTCACCCTCGCACTCCCCGGCGACGTCTGTGCCTCGGTGGAAGTTGAGATGGGTAGAGATATTGGTAGCAGGCACTCTCCTCCTCCTCAGAGTCATCATCCCTGCAAGATTAAGAGGGAGGACGATGTAAGGAGCGAGGAGGTGGAAAAGGTTTCGTCCCGGAtcagcgacgaggaggaggaagacagcGGTGCTAGGAAGAAGCTCAGGCTCACCAAGGAGCAGTCTTCCCTTTTGGAAGACAAGTTTAAGGAGCACAGCAGTCTCAATCCG AAACAAAAGCAAGCTCTGGCTAAGCAGCTGAACCTTCGGCCTCGGCAGGTGGAAGTGTGGTTCCAGAACAGGAGAGCGAG gaccaagctcAAGAAAACGGAGGTGGAGCTGGAGTTCCTCAGGCGATGCTGCGAGACGCTgacggaggagaagaggaggctgCAGAAGGAGCTGCAGGATCTCGAGAAGTCGCATAAGCTGTCGGCGACGAGGCACATGCAAATCCCGGCGATGTGTCCGTCGTGCAAGAAGTTCATCGGCGGCGCTGAGACTGGTTCTCCCTTGCCGGCCTCGAGGCCTCGCTTCTTCAACCCCTTCGCCCACCACGCAGCATGA